GGTCTGCCATGCCCACAAAGGTAGGCTGACACTTCAATCTCAACCGGGCCAGGGTGCCTGTTTTACGCTCTGCCTACCAATGGCAGACAACTGCGATACCACGCAAGAAGAGGTATCAGGAGAAGCACAATGAATCAGAGCAAAGTACTTATCGTTGAAGATGATGAAGGCTTGCGTGAAGCCTTGGTGGATACCCTTGCACTTGCAGGTTACCAGTGGCTAGAAGCAGACAGCGCCGAGCAGGCTTTGTTGCTGTTGAAAAATGAAACGGTCGACATCGTGGTCTCTGACGTACAGATGGCAGGCATGGACGGCTTAGGGTTATTGAGAAACCTCAAACTGAATTATCCAAACCTGCCAGTGCTTCTGATGACAGCCTACGCCAATATTCAGGATGCCGTCGCTGCAATGAAAGAAGGCGCAATCGACTACATGGCAAAGCCTTTCGCACCGGAAGTGCTGCTGAACATGGTAAGTCGTTATGCGCCTGTAAAAGCAGACAACAGCGATGCCGTTGTGGCAGATCCGAAAAGCCAGGCGCTGATTGCTTTGGCGGATCGCGTGGCGAAAACCGATGCCAATGTGATGATCTTGGGTCCAAGCGGTTCAGGTAAAGAAGTCATGGCGCGTCATATTCACCGTCAGTCATTGCGTTCTGAAGGGGCTTTCGTTGCAATTAACTGTGCTGCGATTCCAGAAAACATGTTGGAAGCGACTCTGTTTGGTTACGAGAAAGGAGCCTTTACGGGTGCCGTTCAAGCATGCCCAGGCAAATTCGAACAGGCGCAGGGTGGTACCATTTTGCTAGATGAAATCAGTGAGATGGATTTGGCACTCCAAGCCAAACTGCTGCGTGTGCTTCAGGAGCGTGAAGTCGAACGCCTCGGTAGCCGTAAGAGCATCAAATTGGATGTGCGTGTATTGGCTACCAGTAACCGCGATCTTCGCCAATATGTTGAAGAAGGTAACTTCCGCGAAGACCTTTACTATCGCCTGAACGTTTTTCCAATTTCCTGGCTGCCTCTGTGCGAGCGGGCAGGAGATATTATTCCGCTTGCGGAACACCTGCTGAAACGCCATTGCTGCAAGCTTGGACAAGCGGTTCCTCAACTAACTCAGGGCGCTACCGAAAAACTGACACAGTACCGCTGGCCAGGTAACGTGCGTGAACTGGATAACGTCATGCAACGTGCGCTTATCCTTTGTCATCAAGGCGTGATTGAAGCTGGAGATATCCTTCTGGAAGGCGTCGACTGGCAGGATGCAGGTAGCCTCCAAAATCTGGTGTCCTCTAGCGAGATTGTACAGCCAGTGGTTCAGCCTCAAGCGGTACCACACCGCCCGGAATCAATCGTTGCCTCGGCGGATAGCTTGGGTAGTGAGCTTCGCGATCAAGAGTTTGCCATTATTCTGGAGACAATTCGTGCTTGCGAAGGCCGTCGTAAAGATGTAGCAGAGCGTCTCGGTATCAGCCCACGTACGCTTCGTTATAAGCTTGCCAAAATGCGTGATGCGGGTATCGACATTCCTCAGTGAAGCGATGCTTTTTGTTGAGTGAGTACGTTATAATATTTGGCTTAATAATTGCATAAATAGTAATCAGAAAGCCCAAAGAGCCCGGACTGACGGGAATTGCCAAAGTTTTGACAGCGAGGATGACCTATGAAAATTAACCCGATGCAGCATGAAATGCAGACCATGGCATTGGAAGCGCAGAACACGTCACGCGCTGCGACTGGTCAACAGGTCTCACAAGACTTTGGCGAACTTTTGTCAGGTGCCATCAACTCAGTGAATGGCATCCAAAAGACCTCCAGTGAACTGGCGACACGTTTTGATCAGGGTGACCGCAGTGTCAGCCTGTCAGACGTGATGATTGCACGCAACAAATCAAGCGTTGCATTCGAAGCGACTGTACAGACCCGCAACAAGCTGGTCGAAGCGTACAAAGAACTGATGAACATGCCTGTTTAATGTAGGACGTAACCTGTGGCGGAAGATAACGACAACACACAACTCGCCCTCAACGATGGTGCTGCGGCATTACCCGCCACCACGGATAGCGGATCTTCGCTTGCTGATCCGGATATGATGGAGCGTAATGTCACCCCAACCGGTCCGCTGGGTGGGATTGATATCGCGCGTCAACTCATCCTTGTCGCTGCCGTCGCCATTTGTATCTCCCTTGTTGTGTTGCTGTTTTTGTGGGTTCAGGAACCTGAGATGCGCCCACTGGGCACCTATGAAACAGAAGAACTGATCCCGGTGCTCGACCACCTTGACCAACAGAAAATCGACTACAAACTGGAAGGCAACACGATTCGTGTGCCTGCCAAAGATTACTCGACCATCAAACTAAATCTGAGCCGTGCAGGTCTGAACTCAGCCTCAGAGGAAGGTGATGACATTCTGATGCAGGACATGGGTTTTGGTGTATCCCAGCAACTTGAACGCGAGCGCCTCAAATTGAGTCGTGAGCGTCAGCTTGCAGCAGCCATTGAGAAAATCCGTGCAGTCAGTAAAGCCCGCGTACTGCTGGCAATGCCAAAACAGAGTGTATTTGTTCGCCATAATCAGGAGGCCTCGGCCACAGTGTTCCTGACCGTTCGTGGTAACACGCAACTGGGTCAGGAGGAAGTCGATTCTATTGTCGACATGGTGGCGTCTGCTGTGCCAAGCCTTAAACCTTCCCGTGTGACCGTAACAGACCAACATGGTCGTCTGCTGAGCTCGGGCAGTCAGGATCCAATGGCTTCACAGCGCCGCAAAGAATATGAACTTGAGCGTAAACAAGAACAGGCTTTGCGCGAGAAAATCGACGCTATTCTGATCCCTGTACTGGGTCTGGGTAACTACACCTCCCAGGTTGATGTCACCATGGACTTCAGTTCGATCGAGGAAACCCGCAAGCGTTTCGACCCTGCGACTTCTTCGACGCGAAGCGAATATACCCGTGAGAATTACAACAACACCGATTACGTAGCCGGTGTTCCGGGCGCACTCAGCAATCAACCACCGGTTGACTCTGCCATCCCTCAAGATGTGCAGGATCTGAAAAACGGCGGTGCTGGGGACAAAGGTTCATTAAGCCGCGAAGCGACCCGGAACTTTGAATTAGATACCACCATCAGTCATCGCCGCGGTCAGACTGGCACCATTGCCCGTCAAACCGTCTCTGTTGCTGTTGATTATATTTCTTCAACTAACCCGGAAAGCGGTGAAATCACCCGTACGCCAGTCGGTGATGCAGAGCTTGAGAAAATTCGCCGACTGCTCGTTGGCGGTGTGGGTTACGCTGAGAACCGTGGCGACATTCTGGAAGTGATTTCCGTACCGTTTGTCACGCCAGAAGAAGTGGCGCTGGGTGAAGTCCCTATCTGGGAACATCAGAACTTTAACGACTGGGTACGCTGGTTGGCTGCATCACTCGTTATCATCGTGGTGGTGCTGGTATTGATTCGCCCAGCCATGTCCAAACTTATCAACCCAGCAAAAGACGACGATGGCATGCTGGGACCAAACGGCGAGATGCTTGGACCAGACGGTTTGCCTCTCAGCCCGGATGACGATATTGGTCTGAT
The nucleotide sequence above comes from Grimontia kaedaensis. Encoded proteins:
- a CDS encoding sigma-54-dependent transcriptional regulator, with protein sequence MNQSKVLIVEDDEGLREALVDTLALAGYQWLEADSAEQALLLLKNETVDIVVSDVQMAGMDGLGLLRNLKLNYPNLPVLLMTAYANIQDAVAAMKEGAIDYMAKPFAPEVLLNMVSRYAPVKADNSDAVVADPKSQALIALADRVAKTDANVMILGPSGSGKEVMARHIHRQSLRSEGAFVAINCAAIPENMLEATLFGYEKGAFTGAVQACPGKFEQAQGGTILLDEISEMDLALQAKLLRVLQEREVERLGSRKSIKLDVRVLATSNRDLRQYVEEGNFREDLYYRLNVFPISWLPLCERAGDIIPLAEHLLKRHCCKLGQAVPQLTQGATEKLTQYRWPGNVRELDNVMQRALILCHQGVIEAGDILLEGVDWQDAGSLQNLVSSSEIVQPVVQPQAVPHRPESIVASADSLGSELRDQEFAIILETIRACEGRRKDVAERLGISPRTLRYKLAKMRDAGIDIPQ
- the fliF gene encoding flagellar basal-body MS-ring/collar protein FliF, translated to MAEDNDNTQLALNDGAAALPATTDSGSSLADPDMMERNVTPTGPLGGIDIARQLILVAAVAICISLVVLLFLWVQEPEMRPLGTYETEELIPVLDHLDQQKIDYKLEGNTIRVPAKDYSTIKLNLSRAGLNSASEEGDDILMQDMGFGVSQQLERERLKLSRERQLAAAIEKIRAVSKARVLLAMPKQSVFVRHNQEASATVFLTVRGNTQLGQEEVDSIVDMVASAVPSLKPSRVTVTDQHGRLLSSGSQDPMASQRRKEYELERKQEQALREKIDAILIPVLGLGNYTSQVDVTMDFSSIEETRKRFDPATSSTRSEYTRENYNNTDYVAGVPGALSNQPPVDSAIPQDVQDLKNGGAGDKGSLSREATRNFELDTTISHRRGQTGTIARQTVSVAVDYISSTNPESGEITRTPVGDAELEKIRRLLVGGVGYAENRGDILEVISVPFVTPEEVALGEVPIWEHQNFNDWVRWLAASLVIIVVVLVLIRPAMSKLINPAKDDDGMLGPNGEMLGPDGLPLSPDDDIGLIGAELDGSNAFGMSSSNLNLPDLHKDEDLLKAVRALVANEPDLAAQVVKSWVSNDG
- the fliE gene encoding flagellar hook-basal body complex protein FliE, yielding MKINPMQHEMQTMALEAQNTSRAATGQQVSQDFGELLSGAINSVNGIQKTSSELATRFDQGDRSVSLSDVMIARNKSSVAFEATVQTRNKLVEAYKELMNMPV